Proteins from a single region of Dyadobacter fanqingshengii:
- a CDS encoding DASH family cryptochrome produces MAQRIIYWFRNDLRLRDNEALFSAVASASEIIPVYVFDPRQFDKTKLGFRRTGAMRGQFLIQSVVDLRNRLREKGGDLLIRIGDPEKIIAKLAEEYNAGFVYTSKEIAPEETRIESSLSKNLKLVNIDMKLFWMDTLMHATALPFSIAKLPANFPAFHNLIKTALKIKEPLPEPQQITLPIEYKAGPIPILAQLGIDPNELVDADASQVSIGGEAVALQILEKYLTDYIKENKSYETADPLTDTRLSDWLSLGCISAKYIYDQVKKEQASADDTAIIDNLLSRDYFHWTLLRYGPRLFKPSGVKHNFLQRWQNDNAIYEKWTNGETEDNVVNQLMNKLKTTGFLTSAERTTCATFLVNKLGINWTWGAMYFESHLMDYEVSVNWGRWNNIAGVGEVE; encoded by the coding sequence ATGGCTCAGCGAATCATTTATTGGTTTAGAAATGATCTGCGGTTACGTGATAACGAAGCACTTTTTTCAGCTGTGGCGTCAGCAAGTGAAATTATACCCGTTTACGTTTTCGATCCCAGACAATTTGACAAAACAAAGCTTGGCTTCCGTCGCACAGGTGCAATGAGGGGACAATTCCTCATTCAGTCGGTGGTGGATCTGCGAAACCGGCTCAGGGAAAAGGGAGGAGATCTTTTGATACGCATTGGTGACCCTGAAAAGATCATTGCCAAGCTTGCAGAGGAATATAATGCTGGGTTTGTTTACACGAGCAAAGAAATTGCACCCGAAGAAACGCGCATTGAATCGTCTCTGAGCAAAAACTTGAAGCTCGTTAACATTGATATGAAGCTTTTCTGGATGGACACGCTCATGCATGCAACGGCGCTCCCGTTTTCTATTGCAAAGCTTCCCGCCAATTTCCCCGCCTTTCACAACCTGATCAAAACGGCATTAAAAATAAAGGAACCGCTTCCCGAGCCGCAACAGATTACATTGCCCATTGAGTACAAAGCTGGCCCTATTCCCATTTTAGCCCAACTCGGAATTGATCCGAACGAATTAGTAGACGCAGATGCTTCGCAAGTTAGCATTGGAGGTGAAGCCGTGGCTTTACAAATTTTGGAAAAATACCTGACTGACTACATTAAGGAGAACAAAAGCTATGAAACGGCGGATCCGCTGACAGATACACGTTTATCCGATTGGCTTTCGCTTGGCTGCATTTCCGCAAAGTATATTTATGATCAAGTCAAAAAGGAGCAAGCCAGCGCGGATGATACCGCGATAATTGACAATTTGCTTTCCCGCGACTATTTCCACTGGACATTGCTCCGATACGGGCCAAGATTATTTAAACCAAGCGGCGTAAAGCATAATTTCCTTCAACGCTGGCAAAATGACAATGCCATTTATGAAAAATGGACAAATGGCGAAACGGAGGATAATGTAGTCAACCAGTTGATGAACAAATTGAAGACGACCGGCTTCCTGACATCAGCCGAAAGAACAACCTGTGCCACTTTTCTAGTTAATAAGCTGGGTATCAACTGGACCTGGGGTGCCATGTATTTCGAAAGCCACTTAATGGACTATGAAGTATCTGTAAACTGGGGTAGATGGAACAACATTGCGGGCGTTGGGGAAGTGGAATAG
- a CDS encoding LemA family protein codes for MSKGLIAVIVVILILGFVGCGKYNGLVSKDEVVKESWAKVESQYQRRADLIPNLVSTVKGAADFEKGTLTAVIEARAKATQTTINAGDLTPENIAKFQGAQDQLSGALSRLLVTVEQYPQLKANQNFLELQAQLEGTENRITVARNDFNTVVKDYNQEVRTFPNNLFAGVFGFSQKGYFTAAAGSDKAPTVQF; via the coding sequence ATGTCAAAAGGACTCATTGCAGTTATCGTCGTAATTCTTATTCTTGGATTCGTAGGCTGCGGTAAATATAATGGCCTGGTTAGCAAAGACGAGGTCGTAAAAGAATCTTGGGCTAAGGTCGAAAGTCAGTATCAACGCCGCGCAGACCTTATTCCTAATCTTGTAAGCACAGTTAAAGGCGCTGCGGATTTTGAAAAAGGAACATTAACAGCGGTGATCGAAGCACGTGCAAAAGCAACGCAAACCACTATTAATGCAGGCGATCTTACACCAGAGAACATTGCAAAGTTTCAGGGAGCACAGGACCAATTGAGCGGCGCCCTTTCCCGATTACTCGTTACAGTGGAGCAATATCCGCAGTTAAAGGCCAACCAAAACTTCCTTGAACTACAAGCGCAGCTGGAAGGCACTGAAAACCGCATTACGGTTGCCAGAAACGATTTTAATACAGTCGTGAAAGACTACAACCAAGAAGTGCGTACATTCCCAAACAATCTTTTTGCAGGTGTCTTTGGCTTCTCTCAAAAAGGTTATTTCACAGCGGCAGCTGGTTCGGACAAGGCCCCAACGGTGCAGTTCTAA
- a CDS encoding TPM domain-containing protein: MATDPLFFSEKEQQLIIEAIQHAEKQTSGEVKVHIEKKCPNPDVMDRAKEVFLFLNLDKTAEQNGVLFYLAYEDRKFAVLGDKGIDAKVTADFWNSTKDLLRQYFSNGQFSEGLAKGIAEAGFQLKKHFPFRSGDINELPDDISFGH; the protein is encoded by the coding sequence ATGGCCACAGATCCTCTCTTTTTTTCTGAAAAGGAGCAGCAGCTAATCATTGAAGCAATTCAGCATGCTGAGAAACAAACTTCCGGCGAAGTAAAAGTGCATATCGAAAAGAAATGTCCTAATCCGGATGTGATGGATCGGGCCAAGGAAGTCTTTCTTTTTCTGAATCTCGATAAAACGGCTGAGCAAAACGGTGTGCTTTTTTATCTGGCATATGAAGACCGTAAGTTCGCTGTTTTGGGTGATAAGGGAATTGATGCGAAGGTTACCGCCGATTTTTGGAACAGTACAAAAGATCTTCTCCGGCAATATTTTTCAAATGGGCAGTTTTCGGAAGGGCTTGCAAAAGGAATCGCAGAAGCCGGTTTTCAATTGAAAAAGCATTTCCCCTTCCGGTCTGGCGACATCAACGAACTACCGGACGATATTTCGTTCGGGCACTGA